Part of the Actinomycetes bacterium genome, CGGGCACGGCGTCGTCCCGCTGGTGGTCTCCGGGTCGGTGGCCGCGGTCGCCGCCGTCGGCCTGTGGACGGCGGGCTCCCGGATACGCTGACCCCTCGGCGTCGGTGGACGCGCGGGAGTGGTGTAACGGCAGCCACGCCAGGTTTAGGTCCTGGTGCCCTTACGGGCGTGGGGGTTCGAGTCCCCCCTCCCGCACCGGTAGCGGCTGGTCAGGACCGGTGGCAGACCAGCTCACGCACGACCGGGGCGAGCGTGCGCAGGGCCCGGCCGCGGTGGCTGATCGCGTCCTTCTCGGCCGGCTCCAGCTGAGCCGTGGTCCGGGTCTCGCCCTCCGGCACGAAGATCGGGTCGTAGCCGAACCCGTTGCTGCCGGCCGGGGCGCGCAGCAGGCGGCCGGACAGCCGGCCCTCGACGACCCGCTCCTCCCCGCCGGGCAGGGCGAGCGCCGCCGCGCAGGCGAAGTGCGCCGACCGACGGTCGTCGGGGACGCCGGCCAGCTGGGCCAGCACCAGCTCGAGGTTCGCGACGTCGTCCCCGTGCCGCCCGGACCAGCGCGCCGAGAACACCCCCGGCATGCCGCCGAGCACGTCGACGCACAGCCCGGAGTCGTCGGCCACGGCGGGCAGGCCGGTGGCGGCCGCCACGGCGTGCGCCTTGAGCAGGGCGTTCTCGGCGAACGTCGTCCCGGTCTCGGCGATGTCTGGCAGGTGGGCGAACGACTCGGCGCCCATGAGGTGCACGTCGAGGCCGGCGTCGGCCAGGATCCGGCGCAGCTCGGCGACCTTGTGCTCGTTGCGGGTCGCCAGCACGATCCGCTGCGGGGTCACGCCAGCGCCTCCCGCTGCAGCCGGGCCAGGTCGGTGCAGCCGGCGAGGGCGAGGTCGAGCAGCCGGTCCAGTTCGGACCGGTCGAAGGGGGCACCCTCGGCGGTACCCTGCACCTCGGCGAAGTGCCCCTCGCCTGTGACGACGACGTTCATGTCGGTCTCGGCCCGGACGTCCTCCTCGTAGCACAGGTCCAGCAGCGGGACGCCGTCGACGACGCCCACGCTCACCGCCGACACGGACCCGATGAGCGGCTCGGCGCCGGCCTTGACCAGCCCCTGCCCCTTGGCCCACGCCACCGCGTCGGCCAGCGCCACGTAGGCGCCGGTGATGGCCGCGGTCCGGGTGCCGCCGTCCGCCTGCAGCACGTCGCAGTCGAGCACGACGGTGTTCTCGCCGAGGGCCTTGTAGTCGATGACGGCGCGCAGCGCCCGGCCCACCAGCCGGGAGATCTCGTGGGTACGGCCGCCGATGCGGCCGCGGACCGACTCGCGGTCGTTGCGGGTGTTGGTCGAGCGGGGCAGCATGGCGTACTCCGCGGTGACCCAGCCCTGGCCGCTTCCCTTGCGCCAGCGCGGCACGCCCTCGGTGAAGGACGCGGCGCACAGCACCCGGGTGCGGCCGTACTCGACGAGCACCGAGCCCTCGGCGTGGTCGAGCCAGCCGCGGCTGAAGTGGACGGGGCGCAGCTGGCCGGGGTCACGGCCGTCGGAGCGGGACATGCCGGCGAGCCTAGCCGCGCGGCGTGCGCAGGACGGACACGGGCCTCGGCGCAGCGGTCAGCCGGTCACAGCTCGAGGACGCCGCCGGCGCAAGCGCCGCCGAGGTCGCCGTCGAAGCTGCCGGCCGCCTCGTCGAGCGTCCGGTCGAGCCGGTGCCACGGGGGGACATGAGTGATCAGCAGCCGGCCCACCCCGGCCTTCGCGGCGTGCTCGCCGGCCTCCCGGCCGGTGAGATGGAGCCCCGGCGGGTTGGCGTCGCCGTCGTAGAACGAGGCCTCGGCCAGCAGCACGTCCGCGCCCCGGGCCAGGTCGACGAGCGCCTCGGTCGGCCCGGTGTCGGCGCTGTACACGAGCGAGTGCCCGCCGGCCTCGAACCGGACGCCGAAGCAGGGCACCGGGTGGGCCATCTGCGCGGTGGTCAGCCGGAACGGGCCGAGCTCGCGCACGCCGGCGGCCAGCGTGCGGAAGTCGAACACCCGCTCGAAGTTGGCCGTGGCGTCCGCCGTTCCGTAGGCCCGGGTCAGCTGGTGGGCGGTGCCCTCAGGGCCGTGGACCGGCAGCCGCGGGGGGCAGCCCTCGGGGTGGTACCGCCGGGCCACGTAGTACGACGTGACGTCGATGCAGTGGTCGACGTGCAGGTGGCTGAGCCAGACGGCGTCCACGTCGCGTAGGTCGACGTACCGCTGAAGGTGGCCCAGCGAGCCGTTGCCCAGGTCGACGACGAGCCGGAAGCCGTCGTGCTCGACCAGGTAGCAGGAGCCGGGCGAGTCCGGACCGGGGAAGGAGCCGGAGCAGCCGACGACGGTCAGCCTCACTGGGCGACCCCTGCGCCCGCGATCAGCTCGTCGAGGTCAGCCGGCTCGGCGCGGACCACCTCGGGTCCGAGGAAGCGCCGTCCGAGCCGGGTGAACTCCTCGGGGTCGCCGGTGGCCAGGAAACGGTGCTCGGGTATCGACAGTGACTGGTCCCGGAGCAGCCCGCGGGTGGCCAGCACCCGGTAGACGTCCTGGGCGGTCTGCTCGGCGCTGGAGACCAGCGCGACCTGCTCGCCCATGACGTAGGACAGGACACCGGTGAGCAGCGGGTAGTGCGTACAGCCGAGGACGAGGGTGTCCACGCCGGCCGCGACGACCGGGTCGAGGTACTCGTGGGCGGCGGCCAGCAGGTCCGGGCCGCTGGTCACCCCGGCCTCGACGAACTCGACGAAGCGCGGGCAGGCCTGGGTGGTCAGCTGCAGGTGCGGCGCCGCGGCGAAGGCGTCCTCGTAGGCACCGCTGTCGATGGTGGCCCGGGTGCCGATCACGCCGACCCGGCCGTTGCGGGTGGCGCTGACCGCCCGGCGCACGGCGGGGTGCACGACTTCCACCACGGGGACGTCGTACCGCTCGCGGGCGTCCCGCAGCACCGCGGCGCTGGCGCTGTTGCACGCGATGACCAGCAGCTTGACGCCCTGGTCGACCAGGTGGTCCATGATCTCCAGCGCGAACTGGCGGACCTCGGCGATCGGCCGGGGCCCGTATGGACCGCGGGCGGTGTCGCCGATGTAGAGCACCGGCTCGTGCGGCAGCTGGTCGAGCACCGCCCGGGCGACGGTCAGCCCGCCCACGCCGCTGTCGAAGATCCCGATGGGTGCGTCGGCCACCCGCCCAGGGTAGGCACCCCCCACCCCCTCAGCATGAAGGGGGTCAGGCCCAGACCTGGCCGTCAAGGGCGGCCTCGGCGTCGTCGAGGGTGCCCTCGTAGATGCCCGTGGACAGGTACTTCCAGCCGCCGTCGCAGACGATGAACGCGATGTCCGCGGGCTCCCCCGCCTTGACCGCCTTGGCGGCCGCGCCCAGCGCCGCGTGCAGGATCGCCCCAGTCGAGATGCCGGCGAAGACGCCCTCCTGCGCCAGCAGCTCGCGGGTGCGCCGGACGGCGTCCCGCGGTCCCACCGAGAACCGGGAGGTCAACACCGAGGGGTCGTACAGCTCGGGCACGAACCCCTCGTCCAGGTTGCGCAGCCCGTACACCAGCTCGCCGTAGCGCGGCTCGGCCGCGATGATCTGGACGCCGGGGACCTTCTCCCGCAGGTACCGCCCGACCCCCATGAGCGTGCCGGTGGTGCCCAGTCCGGCCACGAAGTGGGTGAGCGTGGGCAGGTCGGTGAGCAGCTCGGGACCGGTCGTGCGGTAGTGGACGTCGGCGTTGGCCGGGTTGCCGTACTGGTAGAGCATCACCCAGTCCGGGTGCTCGGCGGCCATCCCCTTGGCGACCCGCACGGCCTGGTTCGACCCGCCGGCCGCCGGGGAGTAGACGATCTCGGCGCCCCACATCCGCAGCAGCTGGGTGCGCTCGGCCGAGGTGTTCTCCGGCATCACGCAGACCAGCCGGTAGCCCTTGAGCCGGGCCGCCATGGCCAACGAGATGCCGGTGTTGCCCGACGTCGGCTCCAGCAGGGTCGCGCCCGGCTGCAGCCGGCCGGACCGCTCGGCGTCCTCGACCATGGCCAGCGCGGTGCGGTCCTTCACCGAACCGGTCGGGTTGCGGTCCTCCAGCTTCGCCCACAGCCGGACGTTGGGGGACGGCGACAGCCGCGGCAGCCCGACCAGCGGGGTGCGGCCGACGGAGTCGAGCAGGGAGTCGAAGCGCACCTAGCGCGCCCCGCCGGCCACTGCGGGCAGGATCGTCACGGCGTCGCCGTCGGCGACGGGGGTCTCCAGCCCGCCGAGGAAGCGGACGTCCTCGTCGTTGAGGTAGACGTTGACGAACCGGCGCAGCTTGCCGTCGTCGAGCAGCCGCTCGCCGATGCCCGGGTAGCTCGCGTCCAGGTGGGCGATCAGGGCCTCCAGCGTGCTGCCTTCGCCCTCCACCGACTTCTCACCGCCGGTGTAGGTACGCAGGATCGTCGGGATGCGGACCGCGACGGCCATGGGGTGCTCTCTCCTCGTGATCGGGGTTTCGTGCTCGCCGGACGCCCGCTGCCGGGCGCCGACGTCAGTCCAACGTTCCGACCAGCCGAACTTCTTCCTCGGTGATCTCGCCGTCCACGATGCGGAACGAGCGGACCTCGGCGTGATCTGGGTCACGGGTAGACACGAGCAGGTAGTGCGCCTCCGGCTCGGACGCGTACGAGACGTCGGTGCGGGACGGATAGGCCTCGGTCGCGGTGTGCGAGTGGTAGATCACCACCGGCTCCTCGTCGCGGTCGTCCATCTCCCGGTACAGCCTCAACAGGTCGGCCGAGTCGAACTCATAGAAGGTGGGTGACCGGGCCGCGTTGACCATCGGCACGAACCGTTCGGGCCGGTCCGAGCCGGCCGGGCCGGCCACCACCCCGCAGGCCTCATCCGGGTGGTCCGCGCGGGCATGGCCGACGATGGCGTCGACGACGGCGCGACTGATCATGAGCACTCGCACAGCCTAGGCGGGACCGCCGAGCGCCTCGACCAGAGTGGCCTGCAGGTAGGTGAGCCACTGGTACAGGGCCATCGGCAGCAGGCGCGGGTCGTCCTCCTCGAGGTCCTCCAGGTCGACCGGCTCGTCGTCGCTGACCTCCAGCCGGATGCCGTAGACCAGCCGGAGGTCGTTCAGTGCGAGCAGCCAGGCCGTCGCCTCGTCCGGGGTCAGCCGCACGCTGCCCCGCTCGACCCGCTCCAGCGTGGCGCGGGCGGCCAGCGCGTGCTCTCGCTTGCGGGTGCGCAGGTCCGGCTCGGTGTAGCGGCGGAACTCCCCGGCAGCCGCGTCGTCGTCGGGGTAGGCGGAAGGGAACAGCCGGGCCAGCGCGGGGTCGTCCGGCGGGCGGGTCTGGGTCCCGATGCCCACCAGCGCGTTGAGCGGGTCGGCGTCCGGCGGCTCCTCCGGTGCGACCAGATCGGCCAGCTGGTCGAGCAGGTCGGCCAGGACACTGGCCTCCTCGGGCCGCAGGGTCAGCTCGACCTCACCGCGGCGGGTCCGCCGGAACGCGTGCCGCACGGTCACTTGTCCTGCTGCAGGGTGGCCCACAGCCCGTAGCCATGCATGGCCGTCACGTCACGCTCCATCTCCTCGCGGGTCCCGCTGGACACCACGGCCCGGCCACGGTGGTGGACGTCGAGCATCAGCTCGGTCGCCTTCTCCCTCGAGTAGCCGAAGTACTGCTGGAACACGTAGGTCACGTAGGACATCAGGTTCACCGGGTCGTTCCAGACCAGGGTGATCCACGGCCGGTCGGGCTGGGTCACCTCGTCGGTGACTGGCTCGTCCAGCTCGACCGGTGCCACGCTCACGGCGCCATGGTCGCACGCCGCCCTCTAGGCTCACGAGCGTGACGGACGCCGCCGCGAAAACGGCCCTGCACACCGACCACTACGAGCTGACCATGCTCGAGGGGGCGCTGCGCTCGGGGGCGGCCGACCGCAGCTGCGTGTTCGAGGTGTTCGCCCGGCGGCTGCCCGAGGGCCGCCGCTACGGCGTCGCGGCCGGGACCGGGCGGCTGCTCGAAGCGCTGCAGCGGTTCCGGTTCGACGACGGCGAGCTGGCCGACCTGAGCGAGCGCCGGGTGGTGGACCGGCCGACCCTGGACTGGCTGGCCGGCTACCGCTTCGGCGGCGACGTCCGGGGCTACGGGGAGGGCGAGTGCTACGTCCCCGGGTCACCGATCCTGGAGGTGCGCGGCAGCTTCGCCGAGGCGGTGCTGCTGGAGACGCTGGTCCTGTCCGTGCTCAACCACGACAGCGCGATCGCCGCGGCTGCGTCCCGGATGGTGACCGCCGCCGGGGAGCGACCGTGCATCGAAATGGGCACCCGGCGCACGCACGAGGAGTCGGCGGTCGCCGCGGCCCGCGCCGCCTACCTGGCCGGGTTCGCCTCGACGTCGAACCTCGAGGCCGGACGCCGGCACGGCATCCCCACGGCCGGCACCTCGGCGCACGCCTTCACGCTGGTCCATGACAGCGAGAGGGCCGCGTTCGCAGCCCAGGTCGCGGCGCTGGGCACCGGGACCACGCTGCTCGTCGACACCTACGACATCGCGGAGGGGGTGCGGCTGGCCGTCGAGGCCGCCGGCCCCGGCCTGGGTGCGGTACGGATCGACTCCGGTGATCTGGTCGTCCAGGCAAGGGCGGTGCGGGAGCAGCTGGACGGGCTCGGTGCCACCCGCACCCGGATCGTCGTCACCAGCGACCTCGACGAGCACGCGATCGCCGCGCTGGCCGCCGCGCCGGTCGACGCCTACGGGGTGGGCACGTCGGTCGTCACCGGCTCCGGGGCGTCGACCGCCGGCCTGGTCTACAAGCTGGTCGAGGTCGACGGGCGCCCGGTGGGCAAGACCTCGGTGGGCAAGCCGGGCCGGGGCGGTCGCAAGTGGGCGCTGCGCCGGCGCGGGCCCGACGGCACCGCGGTGGCCGAGGTGCTTCGGGTCGGACGGGCCCCGGTGGACGACGGCGACGACCGCGCCCTGCAGGTCCCGCTCATCGAGCGGGGCCAGGTCGTCGGCGCGGAGCCGCTGGCCGAGGCGAGGGACCGCCACCAGCGGTCGTTGGACGAGCTGCCCGCGACTGCGGTGCGGCTGCAGCGCGGGGAGCCCGCGATCCCCACGGTCTTCGAGGAGGGCTGGCCATGAGCCGAGCGCTGATCATCGTCGACGTCCAGAACGACTTCTGCGAGGGTGGCTCGCTGCCGGTGACCGGTGGCGCGGCGGTGGCTGCGGCCATCACCGACCTCCTGGCCTCCGACTCCGCCGTCGGCTACGAGCACGTGGTGGCCACCCGCGACCAGCACGTCGACCCCGGCGACCACTTCGACGACGAGCCGGACTACGTGACCAGCTGGCCCCCGCACTGCGTCGAGGGGACGCCGGGGGCCGAGCTGCACCCGGCGCTGGACACCTCCCGGATCGAGGCCTGTTTCGCCAAGGGACGGCACCAGGCGGCCTACTCCGGCTTCGAGGGCGCCGACCGGCACGGGACCGGGCTGGGCCAGTGGCTGCGCGACCACGACGTCACCGCGGTCGACGTGGTCGGCCTGGCCACCGACCACTGCGTCCGGGCGACCGCGCTGGACGCCGCCACCGACGGGTTCGCCACCCGGGTGCTGCTGGACCTCACCGCGGGCGTGGCCGAGGAGACCACCACCCGGGCGGTCGCCGAGATGCGCGAAGCCGGCGTGGAGTGCGTCGGCGGCTGAGCTCAGTCCGGCCGGCCGCCGGTGATCTGCGCGGTCACCGGCGGTGCGGAGCGCACGGTCTGAAGGACCACGCAGTACCGCTCGGTCAGTCGCAGCAGGGTGTCCAGCTGGTCCGCCGGGGCGTCGGTGTCCAGGTCGAAGTCCAGCCGGATGGCCGCGAACCCGACTGGTGCCGCCCGGTCAACCCCGAGCGTGCCCCGAAAGTCCAGGTCGCCCTCGGCTCGGACCCGACCACCCCGAAGGTCGATCCCT contains:
- the rdgB gene encoding RdgB/HAM1 family non-canonical purine NTP pyrophosphatase translates to MTPQRIVLATRNEHKVAELRRILADAGLDVHLMGAESFAHLPDIAETGTTFAENALLKAHAVAAATGLPAVADDSGLCVDVLGGMPGVFSARWSGRHGDDVANLELVLAQLAGVPDDRRSAHFACAAALALPGGEERVVEGRLSGRLLRAPAGSNGFGYDPIFVPEGETRTTAQLEPAEKDAISHRGRALRTLAPVVRELVCHRS
- the rph gene encoding ribonuclease PH codes for the protein MSRSDGRDPGQLRPVHFSRGWLDHAEGSVLVEYGRTRVLCAASFTEGVPRWRKGSGQGWVTAEYAMLPRSTNTRNDRESVRGRIGGRTHEISRLVGRALRAVIDYKALGENTVVLDCDVLQADGGTRTAAITGAYVALADAVAWAKGQGLVKAGAEPLIGSVSAVSVGVVDGVPLLDLCYEEDVRAETDMNVVVTGEGHFAEVQGTAEGAPFDRSELDRLLDLALAGCTDLARLQREALA
- a CDS encoding MBL fold metallo-hydrolase — its product is MRLTVVGCSGSFPGPDSPGSCYLVEHDGFRLVVDLGNGSLGHLQRYVDLRDVDAVWLSHLHVDHCIDVTSYYVARRYHPEGCPPRLPVHGPEGTAHQLTRAYGTADATANFERVFDFRTLAAGVRELGPFRLTTAQMAHPVPCFGVRFEAGGHSLVYSADTGPTEALVDLARGADVLLAEASFYDGDANPPGLHLTGREAGEHAAKAGVGRLLITHVPPWHRLDRTLDEAAGSFDGDLGGACAGGVLEL
- the murI gene encoding glutamate racemase; this encodes MADAPIGIFDSGVGGLTVARAVLDQLPHEPVLYIGDTARGPYGPRPIAEVRQFALEIMDHLVDQGVKLLVIACNSASAAVLRDARERYDVPVVEVVHPAVRRAVSATRNGRVGVIGTRATIDSGAYEDAFAAAPHLQLTTQACPRFVEFVEAGVTSGPDLLAAAHEYLDPVVAAGVDTLVLGCTHYPLLTGVLSYVMGEQVALVSSAEQTAQDVYRVLATRGLLRDQSLSIPEHRFLATGDPEEFTRLGRRFLGPEVVRAEPADLDELIAGAGVAQ
- a CDS encoding cysteine synthase, with protein sequence MRFDSLLDSVGRTPLVGLPRLSPSPNVRLWAKLEDRNPTGSVKDRTALAMVEDAERSGRLQPGATLLEPTSGNTGISLAMAARLKGYRLVCVMPENTSAERTQLLRMWGAEIVYSPAAGGSNQAVRVAKGMAAEHPDWVMLYQYGNPANADVHYRTTGPELLTDLPTLTHFVAGLGTTGTLMGVGRYLREKVPGVQIIAAEPRYGELVYGLRNLDEGFVPELYDPSVLTSRFSVGPRDAVRRTRELLAQEGVFAGISTGAILHAALGAAAKAVKAGEPADIAFIVCDGGWKYLSTGIYEGTLDDAEAALDGQVWA
- a CDS encoding MoaD/ThiS family protein, producing the protein MAVAVRIPTILRTYTGGEKSVEGEGSTLEALIAHLDASYPGIGERLLDDGKLRRFVNVYLNDEDVRFLGGLETPVADGDAVTILPAVAGGAR
- a CDS encoding M67 family metallopeptidase — protein: MLMISRAVVDAIVGHARADHPDEACGVVAGPAGSDRPERFVPMVNAARSPTFYEFDSADLLRLYREMDDRDEEPVVIYHSHTATEAYPSRTDVSYASEPEAHYLLVSTRDPDHAEVRSFRIVDGEITEEEVRLVGTLD
- a CDS encoding DUF2017 domain-containing protein; the protein is MTVRHAFRRTRRGEVELTLRPEEASVLADLLDQLADLVAPEEPPDADPLNALVGIGTQTRPPDDPALARLFPSAYPDDDAAAGEFRRYTEPDLRTRKREHALAARATLERVERGSVRLTPDEATAWLLALNDLRLVYGIRLEVSDDEPVDLEDLEEDDPRLLPMALYQWLTYLQATLVEALGGPA
- the clpS gene encoding ATP-dependent Clp protease adapter ClpS codes for the protein MSVAPVELDEPVTDEVTQPDRPWITLVWNDPVNLMSYVTYVFQQYFGYSREKATELMLDVHHRGRAVVSSGTREEMERDVTAMHGYGLWATLQQDK
- a CDS encoding nicotinate phosphoribosyltransferase; amino-acid sequence: MTDAAAKTALHTDHYELTMLEGALRSGAADRSCVFEVFARRLPEGRRYGVAAGTGRLLEALQRFRFDDGELADLSERRVVDRPTLDWLAGYRFGGDVRGYGEGECYVPGSPILEVRGSFAEAVLLETLVLSVLNHDSAIAAAASRMVTAAGERPCIEMGTRRTHEESAVAAARAAYLAGFASTSNLEAGRRHGIPTAGTSAHAFTLVHDSERAAFAAQVAALGTGTTLLVDTYDIAEGVRLAVEAAGPGLGAVRIDSGDLVVQARAVREQLDGLGATRTRIVVTSDLDEHAIAALAAAPVDAYGVGTSVVTGSGASTAGLVYKLVEVDGRPVGKTSVGKPGRGGRKWALRRRGPDGTAVAEVLRVGRAPVDDGDDRALQVPLIERGQVVGAEPLAEARDRHQRSLDELPATAVRLQRGEPAIPTVFEEGWP
- a CDS encoding nicotinamidase, with the protein product MSRALIIVDVQNDFCEGGSLPVTGGAAVAAAITDLLASDSAVGYEHVVATRDQHVDPGDHFDDEPDYVTSWPPHCVEGTPGAELHPALDTSRIEACFAKGRHQAAYSGFEGADRHGTGLGQWLRDHDVTAVDVVGLATDHCVRATALDAATDGFATRVLLDLTAGVAEETTTRAVAEMREAGVECVGG